From Granulicella sp. WH15, the proteins below share one genomic window:
- a CDS encoding DUF3309 family protein, with protein MLILLIVLILVFGLGGYRMGPGLGYYGGGSLSLILTIVLILLLLKVI; from the coding sequence ATGCTGATTCTGCTGATTGTCTTGATCCTGGTCTTCGGCCTGGGCGGCTACAGGATGGGCCCCGGCCTGGGGTACTACGGTGGCGGCAGTCTGTCGCTGATTCTTACGATTGTGCTGATCCTGCTGCTGCTCAAAGTGATCTAG
- a CDS encoding GH1 family beta-glucosidase, with translation MMNARFSRRSFARLLGLSASAASLPLHALGSAPPTGSDLAGGRFPEGFVWGSATASYQVEGAVREDGRGPSIWDTFSHMPGKTHNGDTGDIADDFYHRYLDDIALMKELGLKGFRFSISWSRIFPTGTGAANPKGFDFYDRMIDALLAAGIQPYCTLYHWDLPQALEDKGGWQNKDTAKAFGEYAGVVAKHLSDRAKQFMTVNELSSFVDIGYREGRHAPGLRLDRGRHAQVAHHAVLGHGLAVQAIRANAKPGTKIGLADNPAAICPVIETREHLEAASRAFREENAKFLTVIMEGKYTEQYLRGLGADAPKFTDEELKTIGSPLDFVGLNVYGPHWVRASSSPKGYEMVEWPASYPHMLSDWLHVGPESLYWVPKHTHTLWGVKEMYITENGCSASDVVNNQGQVLDTDRVMYLRNYLTQLHRAVSEGVPVKGYFLWSLLDNYEWADGYDRRFGITHVDFRTQKRTPKLSAEFYKAVIARNGLA, from the coding sequence ATGATGAACGCACGCTTCTCTCGACGATCCTTTGCGCGCCTGCTGGGCCTGAGCGCGAGTGCCGCTTCCCTGCCCCTCCATGCACTTGGAAGTGCGCCGCCGACCGGCTCTGACCTGGCGGGCGGACGGTTTCCCGAGGGCTTCGTCTGGGGCTCGGCTACGGCCTCCTATCAGGTGGAGGGTGCGGTGCGCGAGGATGGGCGTGGGCCTTCAATCTGGGACACCTTCTCGCACATGCCGGGTAAGACGCATAACGGCGATACGGGCGACATCGCCGACGACTTTTATCATCGCTACCTCGATGACATCGCATTGATGAAGGAGCTGGGGCTGAAGGGCTTCCGCTTCTCGATCTCGTGGTCGAGGATCTTTCCGACCGGAACTGGTGCGGCCAATCCGAAGGGCTTCGATTTTTACGACCGCATGATCGATGCGTTGCTGGCGGCGGGGATTCAGCCCTACTGCACGCTGTATCACTGGGATCTGCCGCAGGCGCTCGAGGACAAGGGCGGCTGGCAGAACAAGGACACCGCGAAGGCCTTTGGCGAGTATGCCGGGGTTGTGGCGAAGCACCTTTCGGATCGCGCAAAGCAGTTCATGACCGTGAACGAGCTGAGCAGCTTTGTCGATATCGGCTACCGCGAAGGGAGGCACGCGCCGGGGTTGCGGCTGGATCGGGGCAGGCACGCGCAGGTGGCTCACCATGCCGTGCTGGGGCATGGGCTGGCGGTGCAGGCGATCCGCGCCAACGCGAAGCCGGGGACGAAGATCGGGCTCGCCGATAATCCGGCCGCGATCTGCCCGGTGATCGAGACGCGGGAACATCTCGAAGCAGCGTCGCGGGCGTTTCGCGAGGAGAACGCCAAGTTCCTGACCGTCATCATGGAGGGCAAGTACACCGAGCAGTACCTGCGCGGGCTGGGAGCGGATGCGCCGAAGTTTACCGATGAGGAGCTGAAGACCATCGGCTCACCGCTGGACTTTGTGGGGCTGAACGTCTATGGGCCGCACTGGGTGCGGGCGTCCAGCTCGCCCAAGGGATACGAGATGGTGGAGTGGCCCGCGTCGTATCCGCATATGCTTTCGGACTGGCTGCACGTGGGGCCGGAGTCGCTCTACTGGGTGCCGAAACATACGCATACGCTGTGGGGCGTCAAAGAGATGTACATCACCGAGAACGGCTGCTCGGCAAGCGACGTGGTGAACAACCAGGGGCAGGTTCTGGATACCGACCGGGTGATGTACCTGCGGAACTACCTGACGCAGTTGCACCGGGCGGTAAGCGAGGGCGTGCCGGTGAAGGGGTACTTCCTATGGAGCCTGCTCGATAACTACGAGTGGGCCGATGGGTATGACCGCCGGTTCGGCATCACGCATGTGGACTTCAGGACGCAGAAGCGAACTCCAAAGCTGAGTGCGGAGTTTTATAAGGCTGTGATTGCGAGAAATGGGCTGGCATAG
- a CDS encoding pectinesterase family protein, protein MRLIGRTTLLVIGFAASAAGYGQDVHVRVSHGVKAVVDGANEFPTIQNALDHHPFPGPGGRVYLEIEPGTYHERIIVTQNHWNVTLVGKGEKPEDVVITNSLNAKVAGGTFFTETAEINGEGFAAVNLTIENTAGNTGQAVAVAVRADKAVFKHVRLLGHQDTLFADYGRQYYVDSYIEGGVDFIFGDATAVFDRCELHSNGPGALTAQSRTRAEETTGYVVLNSKVTSGLDHSAPGKSPVITLGRPWRAFARTVFINTELPADLNPLGFTKWAKRESETTAWYGEAGSTGPGATPEMLAQRSDWAHKLTPAEVKKFMPKAFLAGKDKWDPVAAAAKLP, encoded by the coding sequence ATGCGCTTGATTGGACGGACCACTTTGCTGGTGATCGGGTTTGCGGCCTCTGCCGCGGGCTATGGACAGGATGTACACGTGCGGGTCTCGCACGGAGTCAAGGCCGTCGTCGATGGGGCCAACGAGTTTCCGACGATCCAGAACGCGCTCGACCATCATCCCTTCCCCGGACCGGGCGGGCGGGTGTATTTGGAGATCGAGCCGGGCACCTATCACGAGCGGATCATCGTGACCCAGAACCACTGGAACGTGACCCTGGTAGGCAAGGGCGAGAAGCCCGAGGACGTCGTCATCACCAACTCGCTGAACGCGAAGGTAGCGGGCGGCACGTTCTTTACCGAGACCGCCGAGATCAACGGCGAGGGCTTCGCGGCGGTGAACCTGACCATCGAGAACACGGCGGGCAACACCGGGCAGGCCGTGGCCGTCGCGGTGCGGGCCGACAAGGCGGTCTTCAAGCACGTTCGGCTGCTGGGCCATCAGGACACGCTCTTTGCCGACTACGGCCGCCAGTACTACGTGGACAGTTACATCGAGGGCGGAGTGGACTTCATCTTCGGCGACGCCACCGCCGTCTTCGACCGCTGCGAGCTGCACTCGAACGGGCCGGGGGCGCTGACGGCGCAGTCGCGCACGCGGGCAGAGGAGACGACCGGCTACGTGGTGCTGAACTCGAAGGTGACCAGCGGGTTGGACCACTCGGCTCCGGGCAAGTCGCCCGTGATTACGCTGGGGCGGCCCTGGCGGGCGTTCGCGCGAACCGTGTTCATCAACACCGAGCTGCCTGCGGACCTGAATCCGCTGGGCTTCACCAAGTGGGCCAAGCGCGAGAGCGAGACGACGGCGTGGTACGGCGAGGCCGGATCGACCGGGCCGGGCGCGACACCGGAGATGCTGGCGCAGCGGTCGGACTGGGCGCACAAGCTGACTCCGGCTGAGGTGAAGAAGTTTATGCCGAAGGCGTTCCTGGCCGGGAAAGACAAGTGGGACCCGGTGGCCGCAGCGGCAAAGCTACCCTAG
- the glgA gene encoding glycogen synthase yields the protein MRIGLMTREYPPQVYGGAGVHVEYLSRELAKKIEVEVHCWGTQESDAGNLHVRGLEPPPEISGDTKEKFKAAVDALALNLSQMKELGRIDLVHTHTWYVSMAGFLAKKLYGVPFVLTTHSLEPLRAWKAEQLGSGYAMSSWMERTAILDADAVIAVSNGTKADVLKAYPEVDPAKVHVIYNGIDLDQYRQTDATDALVKYGIDPAKPYVLFVGRITRQKGVTHLVEAIQYLPAGTQVVLCAGAADTPEIAVEMREKVAAARRQNPNIFWIEDMVTKADAIELYSHCAVFCCPSVYEPFGIINLEAMACKAPVVASATGGILEVVVEGETGYLVPWEADPVTTFPADPARFAKDLAGPIAALLADPELAKKMGEAGRKRVEEKFGWGAIADQTIALYQKLLAK from the coding sequence ATGCGGATTGGTTTGATGACGCGGGAGTATCCGCCGCAGGTGTACGGCGGGGCGGGCGTGCACGTCGAGTATCTTTCGCGGGAGCTGGCGAAGAAGATCGAAGTAGAGGTGCACTGCTGGGGCACGCAGGAGAGCGACGCGGGTAACCTGCATGTGCGTGGGCTGGAGCCACCTCCCGAGATCTCCGGCGATACGAAGGAAAAGTTCAAGGCTGCGGTCGATGCGCTGGCGCTGAATCTTTCGCAGATGAAAGAGCTGGGCAGGATCGACCTGGTGCATACGCATACGTGGTACGTCTCGATGGCAGGGTTTCTGGCCAAGAAGCTGTATGGCGTTCCGTTTGTGCTGACGACGCATTCGCTGGAGCCTTTGCGGGCGTGGAAGGCCGAGCAGTTGGGGTCTGGGTATGCGATGTCGAGCTGGATGGAGCGCACCGCGATCCTCGATGCGGACGCGGTGATCGCGGTCTCGAACGGCACCAAGGCCGATGTGCTGAAGGCTTATCCCGAGGTAGACCCGGCGAAGGTGCATGTGATCTACAACGGCATCGACCTCGACCAGTATCGGCAGACCGATGCGACCGATGCTCTGGTGAAATACGGGATCGATCCGGCCAAGCCCTACGTGCTGTTCGTGGGGCGGATTACGAGGCAGAAGGGCGTGACGCATCTGGTCGAGGCGATTCAGTATCTGCCCGCGGGGACGCAGGTGGTGCTGTGCGCGGGCGCGGCGGATACGCCCGAGATCGCCGTCGAGATGCGGGAGAAGGTGGCCGCGGCGCGGAGGCAGAACCCCAACATCTTCTGGATCGAAGACATGGTGACCAAGGCGGATGCGATTGAGCTGTACTCGCACTGCGCGGTCTTCTGCTGCCCGTCGGTGTACGAGCCATTCGGGATCATCAACCTCGAAGCGATGGCCTGTAAGGCCCCGGTGGTGGCTTCGGCTACGGGCGGGATTCTGGAGGTGGTGGTCGAGGGGGAGACAGGGTATCTGGTGCCGTGGGAGGCCGATCCCGTGACGACGTTTCCGGCCGATCCGGCGCGGTTTGCGAAGGATCTTGCGGGGCCGATTGCGGCTTTGCTGGCGGACCCGGAGCTGGCGAAGAAGATGGGTGAGGCCGGGCGGAAGCGGGTGGAGGAGAAGTTTGGGTGGGGAGCGATTGCGGATCAGACGATTGCTCTCTATCAGAAGCTACTGGCGAAATGA
- a CDS encoding FUSC family protein, with product MAEVISNPSGVTEAKAPHSPFFADLYTFDWCALTLHTALITSVPVVIALVGGVLVGHPSAGLIAGGGAMTIGFGLNQRISDSRLMPMIFATLAMAVSTFIGMLAGHTGFGLEIAATIYAFVYGLLTAQAAGISWVGQQAAVVLLVTSAFPADAYHAMQRALLTLAGGALQIGLTSLFLRILPELRHDLAVLPQVGYAGVGQVRHHLGTARVLRRLRGLPKALPHLTRAASVTFAVRMAVTVGLASELYRWRGVQSGYWIPMTALLVQKPAFFETLVRGAMRVAGTLAGAVLSTFFLVHIHPDPLVLAILAAFFAFCAFATSSVNYGLFSLFLTSYIVFLLSLNQLPGPVIAERRAYATMAGAAVALVIHLDALRRHRKDPSNT from the coding sequence GTGGCTGAGGTGATCTCCAATCCGTCCGGCGTGACTGAGGCCAAGGCCCCGCACAGTCCCTTCTTCGCCGACCTGTACACCTTCGACTGGTGCGCGCTGACGCTGCACACGGCTCTGATTACGAGCGTGCCGGTGGTGATCGCGCTGGTTGGCGGGGTGCTGGTGGGTCACCCCTCGGCCGGGCTGATCGCGGGCGGCGGCGCGATGACGATCGGCTTCGGGCTGAACCAGCGCATCTCCGACTCGCGGCTGATGCCGATGATCTTCGCCACGCTGGCCATGGCGGTCTCCACGTTCATCGGGATGCTGGCCGGGCACACGGGCTTTGGGCTGGAGATTGCCGCCACGATCTACGCATTCGTCTACGGGCTGCTGACCGCGCAGGCCGCGGGGATCTCGTGGGTCGGGCAGCAGGCGGCAGTGGTGCTGCTGGTCACCTCGGCCTTCCCCGCCGATGCCTACCACGCGATGCAGCGGGCTCTGCTGACGCTGGCGGGCGGCGCGTTGCAGATTGGCCTGACCAGTCTGTTTTTGCGGATACTGCCGGAGCTGCGGCACGATCTGGCGGTGCTGCCGCAGGTAGGCTATGCCGGGGTGGGGCAGGTGCGGCACCATCTGGGGACGGCGCGGGTGCTGCGCCGTCTGCGCGGGCTGCCGAAGGCCCTGCCGCACCTAACGCGAGCGGCCAGCGTGACCTTTGCGGTGCGAATGGCCGTGACGGTGGGGCTGGCGTCGGAGCTGTATCGCTGGCGCGGGGTGCAGTCGGGGTACTGGATTCCGATGACGGCGCTGCTGGTGCAGAAGCCCGCGTTCTTCGAGACGCTGGTGCGGGGCGCGATGCGGGTGGCGGGGACGCTGGCCGGGGCGGTGCTGTCGACGTTTTTTCTGGTGCATATTCATCCCGACCCGTTGGTATTGGCGATATTGGCGGCGTTCTTCGCGTTCTGCGCGTTTGCTACCAGTTCGGTGAACTATGGGCTGTTTTCGCTGTTTTTGACCTCGTATATTGTGTTTTTGCTGTCGCTCAACCAGTTGCCGGGGCCGGTGATCGCGGAGAGGCGGGCGTATGCGACGATGGCGGGCGCGGCGGTGGCGCTGGTGATTCATCTGGATGCGCTCAGGCGGCATCGGAAAGATCCGTCCAATACCTAA